The window CAGAGAAGAGCAAGCCAGGGCAAAGAGACTGGCCCGCTTCAAGGGTGAACTGGACCCTGTTCCAACCCGACCTGTTGATACTCAACTTGCTAAATCATCTCCAAATAAAACTGTGAAGCCCCTGGACAACAAGCAAATATTCAATTCACAGGAAGCAAATAGGGATGTCCACAAGGGAGATGCTTTATCTGATTTTGAAAGCTCGGAGCAGCCCTCTCTTATCGTTGGATTATGCCCTGACATGTGTCCTGGTAAGCATAAGCTTGAGACATGCTTATGAAACGACAACTGAGTGTATAGTCTTTGGTTTTATTTAATCTGATTAGAAAAGAAATGAGTCGCGAACAATATTGATTTTCCCCATATTTGATGTCTAGTTGGAGTGAGTAATGTGATTGTAGAACAAATATATTGAGGAATTTTTATCATCTTCCCAGAGTCGGAACGGGGAGAGCGTGAAAGGAAAGGTGACTTGGACCATTATGAGCGTGTGGATGGAGATAGGAACCAAACGAGCAAATCCCTTGCTGTGAAGAAAGTAAGTTTACCTTTTTCAGAACAATTAAGCGCACATTCTTTGTTTAGATGACATATGCTAGACCACCCATTCACTGTGTTGTAAATCTGCCTTTGAATAGTATACCAGGACGGCGGAGCGAGAAGCCATTTTGATTCGACCCATGCCAATCCTACAGAATACTATGGAATATTTGCTGAGTTTGCTAGACCGCCCTTACAATGAAAATTTTCTTGGCATGTATAATTTCTTATGGGATAGGATGAGAGCTATTCGAATGGATCTAAGAATGCAGCATATATTCAACCGAGAAGCTATTACTTTGCTGGAGCAAATGGTCTGTGCTTTCTGATCTTATATAAAGCCTCATTAAACACGATGATAAGCGATATTCTGCTTTGAATGTGTGTTTCTTACTATTGATTTCCTTGTTACAGATAAGACTTCACATCATTGCAATGCATGAGCTATGTGAATATACTAAAGGAGAGGGCTTTTCGGAGGGGTTTGATGCACACCTGAATATTGAGCAGATGAACAAGACATCTGTTGAATTGTTTCAAATGTATGATGATCATCGGAAGAGAGGAATAACTATTCCTACAGAAAAAGAGTTCCGTGGCTATTATGCTCTTCTTAAACTCGACAAGCACCCTGGCTATAAGGTAAGTATTTTGGGCGAATGTTggggtaaaattttttttcctaatttcTTAACCTGACTATAAATTCTTCCTGTTAGGTTGAACCGTCTGAGCTTTCCCTTGATCTTGCCAACATGACTCCAGAAATAAGGCAAACTTCAGAAGTTCTCTTTGCCCGCAGTGTAGCCAGGTAGCCTTGAACTTCTTTTTGGGTGTTAGTTTGTTAATGTGATCTAAGTACTGAAACCACTTGTGCAATCACAGAGCTTGTAGAACTGGCAACTTCATTGCCTTCTTTCGCCTAGCAAGAAAAGCAAGTTATCTTCAAGCATGTATAATGCACGCTCATTTTTCTAAGGTAAGCGCTTATTTTTGATGAATTGCCGAATTGGTGTGTGGTTAATTCACCGAGATTTAAGCTTTATTATGTTTCATCAGCTAAGAACTCAGGCACTTGCTTCTCTACACGCGGGTCTCCAAAATAATCAGGGTCTCCCAGTTTCAGATACGTCAAAGTGGATAGGGATGGAGGTAATTTTCCATCGATTTACTTCTTGGCGTATCCCTGTCGTGGTCTATCACAGAGAAATTGCTTAGGGGTCTTACATTTTTCTTCCGGTGATGGAATACAGGAAGAGGACATAGAAGCCCTGTTAGAGTACCATGGATTTTCGATAAAAGAGTTTGAAGAGCCATACATGGTAAAGGATGACCTGTTTCTCCATGCTGATAAGGACTACAAAACAAAATGCTCAAAACTTGTTCACATGAAAAAGTCAAGAACCATTGTGGAAGATGTTTCTGCTCCATCGATAGAAGAAGATGTTCCTGCTTCCTCTCCGTTGTCATCCTTGTCGATAGAAGCAAATAAAGGATATCAACAGGAAACACCGCCTCCTCAAAGTCTTAAGAAACAAACATCACTGCGTCTAGTTGATAAAGAAATGGCCGATTCCAAGACTTCCCTCTTACTGGAGGAAGACAAGCCAGTGAAGACATCTGTTATAAATCCAGTGCGGCCATCTGATGTAAAACCAGCAGTGGATCAACAGAAAGGAAATCACTTTACGCCGGCTGGTGAATTTCATTCTCCCCCGAAGTTCTATTCTCCTGGATTTCCTCAAGCTGAATCCTTGAATTTGAAGAAACAACCTAATGACGGCCACACTAGTATATCTCCTGCGGAAATTAATTTTCCATTTGCAGAGCATATGCAAACGAATCTTGTGCCTGTACCTACTTTGCAACAAAGTCCGAAGTCTATGCCTATGGAGAATGTGTCTGTAGCTACCAAAATAGAGTCTCCAAGGAGTGTAGAAAACATATTCGCTTTGGAAGAATCAGTACCTGAAGCTGCGATGACTGTTACCTTGGAAGAGGGTTTCCATGACATTGAACAGGAAGACGAGGATGGACATGAGGACATCACAAGTCAGTATGACGAGGAAGTGGCGAAGGCCAAGCTCAAGTTGATCATAAGGTCTAGCAGTTCATGCAAGTTGATTCTTGGTTTATGTTACTTTTTGTTTaacttttcttttctaaaatcttCACAGATTATGGAAGCGGTGGTCTTCACGTCAAAGTGAATTGCGGGAGCGTCGACAGTTAGCTGCAGCTGCTGCACTGAATTCTCTAACCCTGGGCACTCCTATCAGACTCAGCAAAACTGATGTAAGTTTCAGTTTCCTTCCCTGTAACATGTGCTGATCAGTGTCAAGGAGGCAATAAAAGTCTTTTAAGGCATTTACTATTGAGGTTGGTAGTCTAATTTGGGTTCTCGCTTCATATACAGCAATCGAGAGCGTGTGGTGAGTTTGACATTGATCAAGCGATGAAGAGGAGATTTGAAGAACGGGAAAAATCATGGTCAAAACTGAATATTTCAGATGTGATAGCTGATATATTAGTCGAAAGGAATCCAGACTCAAAATGCATATGGTGGAAGGTCATCCTATGTACTCAGATTAAATCAGTTGACTCATCAAGTCAGGATACACATGCAGCAGCCAGTAGATGGTTATCATCAAAGCTTATCCCTGACACAGAACATACCATCTCCGATGCTAATCTGCTGTTTGCAGCTCCCGGTGTGTCGGTATGGAATAAATGGGTTGCAAGTGGGTCTGATTCAGATTCCAGATGCTGTCTCTCAGTAGCTAGGGATGTGGAATCTGATAATGATCCACGTGGTGCAAGCGCAGTTCTCTTCCTTGCATCTAAAGGCATCCCTTTGAATCTCCAGAGAGAACATCTTAACCGCATTCTTGAATCAGTACCCAACGGTTCACTCCTTCCCCTTCTCGTTCTAACCAGCTCAAGCAATGGAGAAAGCGTGGATCCCGATACAAATCTCGCCTCCGAGCTAGGCCTCCATGATATCGACAAATCAAAGATAGCAAGCTTCACCGTCGTTTCTATCGCTAATAACTCCCAGAAGGGACATGAAGTTCGTTTTTTCAGCGATTCACGGCTAAGGGACGGACTCAAATGGCTTGCGAGTAATTCACCTCCGCAACCAAATCTTCAGCACGTTAAA is drawn from Brassica rapa cultivar Chiifu-401-42 chromosome A05, CAAS_Brap_v3.01, whole genome shotgun sequence and contains these coding sequences:
- the LOC103854469 gene encoding SAC3 family protein B isoform X1; the protein is MAFKPFGKDVGPAMSSKPSPFTTFGASDPTQSTSDSPIQPATSQHHSGYAGRSFGPGGIQSGPPIQRAPSPSASQNPSPFVGQPYRPGGVQSSPTMNRTSPPVAFQNPSHSSGQSYRPGGTQRSPGPVNLHWGPEAFPRPSTSVRPYKFPGVQRSYNSSRKTEQGLAECYRPTLNPQFGHDESRNFQNDHSERSLATSSASTSHTLSRSVTDVVEIGRSQDSKRKSRSDVLPDRSLGVSRRNHSPGSGFGNGRLVDDFQQSSSQTWIRSPSSADNNPVRSRINPNRLIHQEQSPSSSFPYAHEAAETQEATKRKSSVTPSDSPLHNNPVFSQDDTRRSSTSPPGTKSFMLSRSSDSQFTGQSSVNNFSNAVKTSSSPATKRTRSPPLNPVEDDIQGNSFLSQSFTEGEEQARAKRLARFKGELDPVPTRPVDTQLAKSSPNKTVKPLDNKQIFNSQEANRDVHKGDALSDFESSEQPSLIVGLCPDMCPESERGERERKGDLDHYERVDGDRNQTSKSLAVKKYTRTAEREAILIRPMPILQNTMEYLLSLLDRPYNENFLGMYNFLWDRMRAIRMDLRMQHIFNREAITLLEQMIRLHIIAMHELCEYTKGEGFSEGFDAHLNIEQMNKTSVELFQMYDDHRKRGITIPTEKEFRGYYALLKLDKHPGYKVEPSELSLDLANMTPEIRQTSEVLFARSVARACRTGNFIAFFRLARKASYLQACIMHAHFSKLRTQALASLHAGLQNNQGLPVSDTSKWIGMEEEDIEALLEYHGFSIKEFEEPYMVKDDLFLHADKDYKTKCSKLVHMKKSRTIVEDVSAPSIEEDVPASSPLSSLSIEANKGYQQETPPPQSLKKQTSLRLVDKEMADSKTSLLLEEDKPVKTSVINPVRPSDVKPAVDQQKGNHFTPAGEFHSPPKFYSPGFPQAESLNLKKQPNDGHTSISPAEINFPFAEHMQTNLVPVPTLQQSPKSMPMENVSVATKIESPRSVENIFALEESVPEAAMTVTLEEGFHDIEQEDEDGHEDITSQYDEEVAKAKLKLIIRLWKRWSSRQSELRERRQLAAAAALNSLTLGTPIRLSKTDQSRACGEFDIDQAMKRRFEEREKSWSKLNISDVIADILVERNPDSKCIWWKVILCTQIKSVDSSSQDTHAAASRWLSSKLIPDTEHTISDANLLFAAPGVSVWNKWVASGSDSDSRCCLSVARDVESDNDPRGASAVLFLASKGIPLNLQREHLNRILESVPNGSLLPLLVLTSSSNGESVDPDTNLASELGLHDIDKSKIASFTVVSIANNSQKGHEVRFFSDSRLRDGLKWLASNSPPQPNLQHVKPRELVLTHLSFSLELLKQMRDQEVGPNICISAFNDALETSKRNIASAAEANPICWPGPETMLLEDNRKEHLMAKRYLPNVDWSSAESIEPLNSVLENCKLPCFEDDFTWLTLGCASGAEIENHTQRLEGCVVEYLTQTSNLMGDSLASKEARVMLQRNATLELHNSSYYHVIPRWIGIFQRIFNWRIMGVLDSSSSSAYVLKSDLTMSASSYAVKFLSEDSFSRPNLPLLHEMVLISCTPLKSSPKVESVQTERLVDDHRDIDESMLEKTREASRRIDMMITEDDELAVKRKKAAEKKTVKDRDSERLNELLEKCNLVQNSIAEKLCIYF
- the LOC103854469 gene encoding SAC3 family protein B isoform X2, which codes for MAFKPFGKDVGPAMSSKPSPFTTFGASDPTQSTSDSPIQPATSQHHSGYAGRSFGPGGIQSGPPIQRAPSPSASQNPSPFVGQPYRPGGVQSSPTMNRTSPPVAFQNPSHSSGQSYRPGGTQRSPGPVNLHWGPEAFPRPSTSVRPYKFPGVQRPTLNPQFGHDESRNFQNDHSERSLATSSASTSHTLSRSVTDVVEIGRSQDSKRKSRSDVLPDRSLGVSRRNHSPGSGFGNGRLVDDFQQSSSQTWIRSPSSADNNPVRSRINPNRLIHQEQSPSSSFPYAHEAAETQEATKRKSSVTPSDSPLHNNPVFSQDDTRRSSTSPPGTKSFMLSRSSDSQFTGQSSVNNFSNAVKTSSSPATKRTRSPPLNPVEDDIQGNSFLSQSFTEGEEQARAKRLARFKGELDPVPTRPVDTQLAKSSPNKTVKPLDNKQIFNSQEANRDVHKGDALSDFESSEQPSLIVGLCPDMCPESERGERERKGDLDHYERVDGDRNQTSKSLAVKKYTRTAEREAILIRPMPILQNTMEYLLSLLDRPYNENFLGMYNFLWDRMRAIRMDLRMQHIFNREAITLLEQMIRLHIIAMHELCEYTKGEGFSEGFDAHLNIEQMNKTSVELFQMYDDHRKRGITIPTEKEFRGYYALLKLDKHPGYKVEPSELSLDLANMTPEIRQTSEVLFARSVARACRTGNFIAFFRLARKASYLQACIMHAHFSKLRTQALASLHAGLQNNQGLPVSDTSKWIGMEEEDIEALLEYHGFSIKEFEEPYMVKDDLFLHADKDYKTKCSKLVHMKKSRTIVEDVSAPSIEEDVPASSPLSSLSIEANKGYQQETPPPQSLKKQTSLRLVDKEMADSKTSLLLEEDKPVKTSVINPVRPSDVKPAVDQQKGNHFTPAGEFHSPPKFYSPGFPQAESLNLKKQPNDGHTSISPAEINFPFAEHMQTNLVPVPTLQQSPKSMPMENVSVATKIESPRSVENIFALEESVPEAAMTVTLEEGFHDIEQEDEDGHEDITSQYDEEVAKAKLKLIIRLWKRWSSRQSELRERRQLAAAAALNSLTLGTPIRLSKTDQSRACGEFDIDQAMKRRFEEREKSWSKLNISDVIADILVERNPDSKCIWWKVILCTQIKSVDSSSQDTHAAASRWLSSKLIPDTEHTISDANLLFAAPGVSVWNKWVASGSDSDSRCCLSVARDVESDNDPRGASAVLFLASKGIPLNLQREHLNRILESVPNGSLLPLLVLTSSSNGESVDPDTNLASELGLHDIDKSKIASFTVVSIANNSQKGHEVRFFSDSRLRDGLKWLASNSPPQPNLQHVKPRELVLTHLSFSLELLKQMRDQEVGPNICISAFNDALETSKRNIASAAEANPICWPGPETMLLEDNRKEHLMAKRYLPNVDWSSAESIEPLNSVLENCKLPCFEDDFTWLTLGCASGAEIENHTQRLEGCVVEYLTQTSNLMGDSLASKEARVMLQRNATLELHNSSYYHVIPRWIGIFQRIFNWRIMGVLDSSSSSAYVLKSDLTMSASSYAVKFLSEDSFSRPNLPLLHEMVLISCTPLKSSPKVESVQTERLVDDHRDIDESMLEKTREASRRIDMMITEDDELAVKRKKAAEKKTVKDRDSERLNELLEKCNLVQNSIAEKLCIYF